Genomic window (Alligator mississippiensis isolate rAllMis1 chromosome 4, rAllMis1, whole genome shotgun sequence):
TACACAGATGTGTTTGTATGTCTataggggtgggagtgtgtgcaTACGCATATGTAACACATATGAAACACACGTACACATCTGTGTGTGTTTCTATATCTAGAGAGACACGCACGTGTATATAGGGGTGGGAGTGTGTATGcgaatgtgtgtatatgtatgcatgtgcacacagacacacatttaaCACACACATGACACACAGAGACGTGTGTGTGCAGCACGCAGGACGGTGTGCGTGGCTGGCAGTGTGCTGCACGCCCCGGCCGGGCTTGGCGGAGACCTACGCCCCTTGCTGCGCGGACTCCTCTCTCCAGGGAGCCGGACTGCAGGATGCGGCACGGCTGTGCCCTTCTCCGCACCCGCTCCCAGGACTCGCCCGCAGCCGGAGCCCTATGCCCACGCCGCCCTGTGCCCGGTCCAGGCAGCCCCGCGAGGCCCGGGCTGGGGTGGACCTGGCCTGTGCCACAGGGCACGGGGCATCCATCCCGGCGAGCCTGCCCTGGAGTCCCCGCGGGGGCTCATCGCTGCCTGGGAGCCGCTTGCGGGGCAGGAGCTGGCTGTGCGGGACGTGGAGGTCTTGTGCACAGGAGACGCCGGGGCAGGACCGAGCCGGGGTCCGCGCCCGGGCTGGTGAGCGAggcgcagagggagcagggctcgGGACCCGACGGCCCTGCTGCTCCCCGGCGGGGAGATGGTCCAGCCCAGGGGCAcgggcaccaggctcttccctgaGAGGTGCCCTGCAGCCGGGGGCACGGGAGCTGGTCACGGGCAGGACAAAGCTGCCTCCACCCTCCACACCGGCCCTTACTGCCGGGGGGACACGGTCCCGAGCCCCGCTCTGCTCTCGCAAGGAAGCTTCCCTGCCAACCCAAAGCCGCCAGCTTGGGGCACTGCTGCCTAGGAAGCTTCCCGCGCTGCCTGGGTTTGCAGATGCCCTGCTCTTTTGGAGGGCGGAGGTAGAGAGCTCTTACCTTATTTATTCTAATCCTGGGGGAAGCCCCCCGCTTCTGCCCCAGTGGCGCCTGCTGTTCCAGAAGCCATTGGccaagggttaaaaaaaaatacccacatGCGCgcagctttaaaaagaaaaagccccatcAGCTAAGGCATCTACTGTGCAATACTTCGGGCGTCTCGTTTGACAACCCCTGCGGCCCTACCTTCAACCGTGTCACCCAGCCCGCTGCCCCTCGACCTCCCCGCACGTTTGCAAGGACGTGCACCGAGTTGCGGGGTTCTCTGCGGGAGCCTGCCGCGGTCCCGCCGAGCCGGGAGAGTCTGAGGACCCACCCGGCCGGGCTGCTTTGGAGCCGGGGCTTTTTATGAACTCGATCCTGAGCGGAGCTGAGACTTGTTGTTGCTGTTAAAATatgctttctctctccttttctccctctgtgtGGGAAACGCACGTCCCTTCAGGAAAAAGCCAGTAATTATTCTAGCTGTATAtcgaagcaaaaaaaaaaaaagttaaaatatgaaAGCTATACTTATCCTCGGGAAGCCATGATTACATTTATTTTCTATAATTTACTAGCCTGTCCTTCCTCTGTCCCCCTGGCCTGTCTCCGAGTTTTGGCAAATTCAGCCCGTTGCAATGGGCAGACAAGTccgggggtgtggagggggggtaGAGCCCAAATAAACAGGAAGGTGAGGAAATTAATATAATCAAGTGCAATCGATGGAAGGAAAGGTCAGTGTTTAATCCCCGCGCTCGCAAAGAGATAAAGGCCCTGAATGAAAaatgaagggagcaaatcaaatggaaaggttggggggggggggcgtgcaaaAGCAGCTCAGCAAAGCGCAGGGCTGGTGCGGATCTAGCTGGAAGTCAGGTTGGAAGTGCTGGTTGTCACGGGCCTGGCCCGAGACACGGCGGTACTGCCGGGAGCCCCAGCCCGGCCAAATGAAACCCGGCTTCCCTGAGCGTGCCCGGCTTTGGGGAGCACGGATGCATAGAGCTCAGGGCCCGTCCTGTGGCCTCCACCCCCTGCACGAGATAATTTCCGTGTGTACAAAAACATGTTCCTTAAATGACTGGATTGACTTAAAAACCTGCAATGGCTGAGATGAAGGCTAAGAGTGAAAGTACCATTCATTAGGAGATGCTGCTAAGCAACCGCCTGCGAAGTAATGATCATTTTCTACTTCTCTCCTTCCAGCCTCTGTctttccctggaaaaaaaaaaagcttctctgTGGGATTCAATATGGGACGGGTGGGATCTCGAAAGCAGACGAGGAAAGTCTGTTTTAAACGCAATCTGGAACCTTTAAAATATCCAGAAGCTTTCCCATTTTCCAGGACTTGCTGATGGATTTTATGAGGATTTTCCccccttgtttaaaaaaaaaaaaaaaggtatgatTTAGCTAGTTTaaaaggagactttttttttttctttttcttttttttttggagacgCCAACAACCACTTCTGAGGGGTTGGATTCGCAGCTAAAAATTAATTAGCACTTTTTAAGGGGAGGAAATGTTTCGCTAATTGCTGTGCTAATcaatttaaaacaacaacaattcATCAAGCCAATGGAAAATGGCGTCATATAGGTcttaaaacataaaaaaataatGACAAGCAGCCTGTATCCTGAACACAGTCTACACTTTATTTCAGACTACAGATTTCTGAACATAATAAAATCTTTGGCTTGTAGCGGCGGGTTCAGTCTCGCAGTCTGtggatcagattttttttttccctcagaaaaaaaaaaagacagagattCACacggaagaaaaaaataaaatcaaatcaaatcaaaggtCAAGAGAGTCAAACATTTACTTCAAAACAAGAGCCAACGACATccaaaaaaaagggagagagaaagcgaacagaaagaaacagaagaaccaaacaaacaaaagaaagaaagggaaagaagagagagagagagaagctgtcCAGCAAATAGAGATCGCTACACATATTTCTTACCTGAAATTAAATATATACAAGGTCATATGCTGTTTGGCTATATAGAGATAATTTTTGTAAgtgttcataattttttttttaaattggagtcCTTATACTATGGATAGACAATAGATTTGATTTTAAATAGCACCTGTCCAAGTCCCCCTCCGTGTGTCCCTTTGCACTGGTCagtcctttgtgtgtgtgtgtgcgtgagtgcgtgtgtgcgtgtcttttcttgtccttccctggcaataataatattaataataataataataataataatcggggtggggcggggtgagCTGGGCTGCCTGACTACTCGCTGTCGTCTTTGTCTTGCACGGTGGTGGTGGAATGGTTGTACAGTCCCTGGGCCATGAGATGAAGGGCCAAGCCGTTCTTGATGCCCGTGGCTTTCTTGATCTTGGCCCGCTTGTTCTGGAACCAGATCTTGATCTGGGATTCGTTGAGGCTGAGTTCCTGGGCCAGCGTCTGCCGCCGCTGCTCCGTGATGTAGCGATTGGCCTGGAACTCCGCCTTGAGTCTCTGCAGCTGCTCGGCAGTGAAGGCAGTCCGCGGCCGCTTGTCCTCCTTCtcgttcttcttcttcttcagctTCCTGGTGCGGGGACCTGGGGACAGAAGCCCGGGgaggcgggaggggaggggaaggggaaggggaaggggaaggggaaagggaaagggaaagggagggggggacagAGGAGGGCCAGGTTTCAGATGCAGCCTTTGCATGGATCCGGCTgagcagcagccctgctcccctgccccggCTCCCCGCTCCCCCCGATCAGGGCCAGTAAAAATGGCCGGCTGCACCGTTTGCTCCCCGGAccgagaaaaaaaaattatatctatatatatacatatatgtatatatatatgtatatatatacacacatacacacacacaccccgatGCAGTGAAATCAAATGCAATCCAAAAAGCAAGCGGCCCGGCGGTTTCCACCCCTGCCATCAGGAGCGAAGGAGCCGGGCCCGGCGCAGCCAGCCCCCGGGAGCGCAGCCTCCCGCAGCCCGGCCCGACAGCGGTGGCGGGGCCGCCGGGCTGCGTGTCCAGCTGCGCCCGGGCTCCGGCGCACAGAGGCCGCAGGCGGCGCCGACCCGGCCGCGGGGCCCGCAGGACGCAGCCGCCCGCGCGGACGCTCCGCCGGGGCGCGGGATTGCGCGCGGCGCGGTTGGCAGGGCGCGCAGCCCGGGGCCTGGGGGGCAGCTGCAAACACAGCCCCCGTGGGCCCAGCAGCTGCTCCCCGAGCCAGGCCGCCTGCCCCGCGGGGGGGAGGCCCGAGCCCCCGCACCGCAGACACGCGCAGCCCCGTGCTCAGGCCCCGCCGCTGAACCCCGCCACGCATACACACAAAGCCGGCGGCTCCCGGGGAAggccgcggccccggccccggccccggtccCGGCGCACGCCTGCCCTTGGCCTTCTGCACAGCTAGCACCACGGCGCCTCCTGCCCTGCGGGAGAAACCCCGGGCAAACCTCCGCTCCGGTCCCCCTCGGCCGCCGCCGTGGGAATGAAGAGCAGAGCCGCCACCGGCCCCAAACCAGCATCAGCAACTTCCTCCGGGCTCTATTGTTTCCAGGACAAAGCGTCTTCTTGTCCGTCCTATAGGTCCGAGCGAGCCCGGGAGCcgccagctctgcctgcaccgCCCGGGCTGCaaacctctcccctgcccctagtttttgtgtgttttgggttgtttttttttttgtaaacccAAAAAATAATAATCTAATAGAAGGAACCGGGGGTGGAGAAGAGCGGCTCTGCCTGTGGGCCCGTCCCCTCGTAGGAGGGCAGCCCCAAAACACAGGCACGGGAATGGGAAGGCAGATGCGAGGCGtgggggaagaagcagcccagccaCGAGCAGCGGGGAGCGGGGACAGTCCTCGGGGCGGGGAGACGGAGGGAGACGGAGCAAGTGGCGGCTCCGGGGCAGGAGGGGCATTTCCCCGGTGAGCCGAGCCAGGCAGGGCTCAGGCGGAGGCccggagcagggcagggcccgCCTTTTGCCACCGGACAAGGCTCGTTTTTATTTCCCCGCCGTGCGGGAGAGCAGGcccgggccggggcaggggccggggagcAGCCCCGGCGCGGGGTAGGCCCCCCCGGGGTGCATTTGAGCTCcgggccccgagaaggcccctgCAAGAGGCTCGGGCCTGCTCAGCTCGCTGCCGGCCGGGCTGACAGCTCAATCACTCCGGCCGTCCGCCTCGTCAATCAAAGTGGCTTTTCTGAGTTTCAAGTAGCCGGACGTGTCAATAACGCGGGCCGAGATGGCGCGGCCTGATAGCACGGCGGCTCGCTCCGCGGCGACTCCCCGCCGGCAGCGGCTTCCCCggggcagccccggccccgccgccacCTGCGGGCGTCCTTGCCCCGGAGGAGCCCGGAGGGGACGGGAGCCCGGCCCCCAGCGCCGCCTGCCCCCCGGGCCAGAGCGCTGAGCAGCGCGGGGCGGTTTCCAAAATCCCCCGGCCGTGTAAACAGAGCGGCCCGGAGCCCGCAGCAGCCCCATTtcttgctggggggggcagagacatCCCCAGCCGCGGCCACACGGGGAGAGCTCCGGCGGCTGAGCGCTACCCCGCGGCCTAGGGCCTGCTCGCCGGtgcacttccccacccccttatGCACCCTCCACTgcttgcccctctgcccccctcccagcactgcaccgaccccccccaaccaccaccaccccccagcaCAGCGCCGCGACTGCCAAAGGTCCTGTCTGGGGCGGGGGTGcctccctgcctgggaagggatGCGGGTCAGGGcctcaggggaggaggaggccggGGGAGCCCCCGGGCCGCGCTGCCAGGCAGGCTCTCCCGGGGCGGCgggagggggggctgggctgggctgggctgggctgggctgggccgggtggCGGGGCAgccggggggaagggggctctTACCAGAAGACGGTCTGTCTGAATACCTAGTGCAGTAAACCCAGGCAGGCCAGACCAGCGGCTGCTGCGACTCGGGCTTTAGAACAGGTCCTCCATTATTAGAGCCCATGAGCAGGATGGCGGAGCTGGCCTGCTCCCCGTACTTGGCCGCGGTAGGTCCGCTCCCGTCCGAGGGCGCCttggccgccgccgccgccgccgggttCGCCttcgaggcagcagcagcagcagcagcagcagccgccgccggGGCGGGAGGCGCCGCCGCGGCGCTGTCGGGGCGACAGTTTGAATCCGCGCAAAGCAGCGAGGGCGGGTGGGGCGGCCGCGTTAGCAGCGGCTGGACGTTTTCTCTACCTGAGCTCTGCCCGCGGTCCCGGTCCCTGTCCCGGCCGCTGCAgccgccgcctcctcctgctcctcctgctcctgccggGGCCGCTCCCGCGACGACCAGGACCTGCTCCTTCTTGCAGCCGAAGTCCGGCCTCAGGATGTTGTCGATGAAGAAGTTGGTGGTGCGgtgcagcggcggcggcggcggcggcggcgggggcgggtggtggtggtggggcaggggcaggggggaggcgggCGCGGGGCTGGGGGACACGGCCCCGCTCTCTCcatcgctgctgctgccgctcgcCGTGGTGCTCGCAGGCTCCCGGGGACTTTGGCTGTCCGGCTGCTCTTCCATAGTCAGCCCCCGGGCGCGGAGAtctgcctgccccccgccccccgggtcCCCAGCCCGCTCGGCCCGCGGGCGCCGGGGTGCAAAAAAGACCAGATCCACTTGTTGGCTTGGAGCTGAGCTCCGGGCAGAGCCCGGGAAGGCGGGTAGAtccaaaaaaaatgacaaaaataaaaaagaagaagaagaacaagaagaagaagaagaaaaaaccaGGAGCGAGCGAGGCAAAAATGCTCTGCTCCCTTGCTCCGCTCTATTTGCAccaaaagcaagaaaaagaatcATAAAAGCAAgcggccccccccaccccaagcccgcccctcccccccaaaaaagcctcCTTCAAAATCTACCCATCTCCCTACAAACACGGCGGGTCTGCCTTGCCCCCAGTGCCATGCTGCGCTGTGCCCACCGCCcgggctgggcagagccctttAATCGCCAGCCTGCACCGAgcttggtattattattattttttttaattatttttttttaagcaaatctCTGACAGCTCCGATCTTTGCAACAAACTCTCCCTAAAAAATCGCTCAGCCACACTTTTTTCATTCCAACCGGAAGCACGTGAGGCTGGCCCGCACGTGGAAGGGACCAATGGGGAGCCGGGGATCTCTCTGACACCCCTGACGTCCGCCAATGGGAGGCCCTGCAACTTTGCGGATAAATAATCCATGGGGTTGGATAAATCAAAGGGAGCCAGCAGCCTTCTTGCCCTGCgcatcccttccccagcctgctccca
Coding sequences:
- the EN1 gene encoding homeobox protein engrailed-1, with amino-acid sequence MILFLAFGANRAEQGSRAFLPRSLLVFSSSSSCSSSSFLFLSFFLDLPAFPGSARSSAPSQQVDLVFFAPRRPRAERAGDPGGGGQADLRARGLTMEEQPDSQSPREPASTTASGSSSDGESGAVSPSPAPASPLPLPHHHHPPPPPPPPPPLHRTTNFFIDNILRPDFGCKKEQVLVVAGAAPAGAGGAGGGGGCSGRDRDRDRGQSSGRENVQPLLTRPPHPPSLLCADSNCRPDSAAAAPPAPAAAAAAAAAAASKANPAAAAAAKAPSDGSGPTAAKYGEQASSAILLMGSNNGGPVLKPESQQPLVWPAWVYCTRYSDRPSSGPRTRKLKKKKNEKEDKRPRTAFTAEQLQRLKAEFQANRYITEQRRQTLAQELSLNESQIKIWFQNKRAKIKKATGIKNGLALHLMAQGLYNHSTTTVQDKDDSE